In one Geoglobus acetivorans genomic region, the following are encoded:
- the pstA gene encoding phosphate ABC transporter permease PstA — translation MKGDGWKEKMFMVVTLAATLAGITVLSALLALTFYEAVNWIDIQFLTSPPSRFPDRAGIYPSIVGTIMSMILVGVFSVPLGVGAALYLEEYGRRSRFKQILEINISNLAAVPSIVYGLLGLGLFVSTLHIGAGSILAGSLTLSLLILPTVIVSAQEAIRAVPDSLREASIGLGASKWQTIRHVVLPSSIPGILTGVILSLSRAIGETAPLIMIGAATTIFTAPKSIFSTYSPLPMQIFMWTDMPKEEFLHGLAPAAIIVLLAIMLSMNALAIYLRNHYRKKLWG, via the coding sequence ATGAAGGGAGATGGCTGGAAGGAAAAAATGTTCATGGTCGTGACTCTTGCCGCAACCCTTGCGGGGATAACAGTTCTCTCAGCGCTGCTCGCACTGACGTTTTACGAGGCCGTAAACTGGATAGATATTCAGTTCCTGACCTCACCGCCCTCAAGGTTTCCGGACAGGGCAGGTATCTACCCCTCAATCGTGGGGACAATTATGTCAATGATCCTAGTCGGAGTTTTTTCGGTTCCCCTTGGAGTCGGTGCGGCCCTTTATCTCGAGGAATACGGGAGGAGAAGCAGATTCAAGCAGATTCTTGAGATAAACATCTCAAACCTCGCAGCCGTGCCTTCCATCGTTTACGGTTTACTTGGACTCGGGCTTTTCGTTTCGACACTTCACATCGGAGCGGGCAGCATTCTTGCCGGATCACTCACGCTGTCTCTGCTCATCCTGCCCACGGTCATAGTCTCCGCACAGGAGGCCATCAGGGCTGTTCCCGACTCGTTGAGGGAGGCTTCGATAGGTCTCGGGGCCTCAAAATGGCAGACCATAAGACACGTCGTGCTGCCGTCATCCATTCCGGGAATACTCACGGGCGTGATACTTTCACTATCGAGGGCGATAGGTGAAACTGCTCCGCTCATCATGATAGGAGCGGCCACAACAATTTTCACCGCACCAAAAAGCATCTTCAGCACGTATTCTCCGTTACCAATGCAGATATTCATGTGGACAGATATGCCCAAGGAGGAGTTTCTGCATGGCCTCGCACCGGCAGCAATAATCGTTCTCCTTGCGATCATGCTGTCCATGAACGCACTGGCAATTTACCTGAGAAACCATTACAGGAAAAAACTGTGGGGGTGA
- a CDS encoding tRNA(Met) cytidine acetyltransferase TmcA: protein MTVRDLMLEIEKASKIARENRHRYVVFVCTKELNDRIMKLARKAYRQHLKSSENSEESLLLAGRSYFNELAEKYFNGEVIHYKDSWKVLGQTYDSLIIDLTDGFHPNDLGILIETIREGGIIIAISPHIDSWFELKGKWHEDLVSEPYTVDDVVPRFYSRFIKKTLGAEGIIIFDADKRKILKKYEFEKKVDSREEIVIPEEKKEIKRKLYKLCATQDQVRVLQVFESFFEKEREKKAVVITANRGRGKTAVLGILTPYLVSKLERTLKRPVRILLVAPNVQSVQTYFEFLKKALVRQGMKNFTEKKSGGNTTVINSRYARIEYALPARAMREGEFADIVIVDEAASIDVPVLFKIIEGVKYAIFSTTVHGYEGTGRGFAIRFLKRLEQDENTEIVKIELKEPIRYGKGDPIEAWLYDVLMLDAQPVELDEEDLEKIRNGELEFEELDKNMLIENDDLLREFFGIYVLAHYRNRPSDLVILLDMPNHIPLRVKVNGKTVCSLHVAVEGGMDEETVRKLSDGYKPKGQIIPDLILKHYWEYGFPELTGIRIVRIATHPSVMDMGIGSYALQKLVEWASEKDMDWAGSGFGVSPELLRFWERNGFVPVHITPQRNEISGEYTVIVLKALKMHIQSRIDDINAEFVRRVIEYLGDELRDIELETAIRLLRSLRKEAKACEPEFTRVERRRMKKYFQGHSLFEYVSDIARPLIRYYYTRADKAGLDEREERVLVAKCLMMKSWREIEDSRSYKRMLKALKKVWEWYHGAEED, encoded by the coding sequence ATGACGGTCAGGGACCTCATGCTCGAAATCGAGAAGGCAAGTAAAATTGCCAGGGAAAACAGGCACAGGTACGTTGTTTTCGTATGCACGAAAGAGCTGAACGACAGGATAATGAAACTCGCCAGAAAGGCATACAGGCAGCACCTGAAATCATCGGAAAATTCTGAGGAAAGTCTTCTTCTTGCAGGGAGGAGTTACTTCAATGAGCTGGCAGAGAAGTACTTCAACGGGGAGGTCATCCACTACAAGGACAGCTGGAAGGTTCTGGGGCAGACCTACGACAGCCTGATCATAGACCTGACAGACGGGTTCCACCCGAACGACCTCGGAATACTGATAGAGACGATAAGAGAGGGCGGGATCATCATCGCCATCTCACCCCACATTGACAGCTGGTTCGAGCTGAAGGGGAAGTGGCATGAGGACCTGGTAAGCGAGCCATACACGGTTGATGACGTTGTCCCGAGATTTTACAGCAGATTCATAAAAAAGACCCTTGGAGCAGAGGGAATCATAATATTCGACGCAGATAAAAGAAAAATTCTGAAAAAATATGAATTCGAGAAGAAAGTCGATTCAAGAGAAGAAATCGTAATCCCGGAGGAGAAAAAGGAAATCAAGAGAAAGCTCTACAAGCTATGTGCCACTCAGGACCAGGTTCGCGTTCTTCAGGTTTTTGAGTCGTTCTTTGAAAAAGAGAGGGAGAAAAAGGCTGTTGTAATAACGGCCAACAGGGGGAGGGGTAAAACTGCCGTTCTCGGAATCCTGACACCATATCTGGTGTCAAAACTTGAAAGAACCCTGAAAAGACCCGTCAGAATCCTGCTCGTGGCCCCAAACGTCCAGTCCGTGCAAACCTACTTCGAATTTCTCAAAAAAGCCCTCGTCAGGCAAGGGATGAAGAACTTCACTGAGAAGAAAAGCGGTGGAAACACCACGGTGATCAACAGCAGGTATGCGAGGATCGAGTACGCCCTCCCCGCGAGGGCCATGAGAGAGGGTGAGTTTGCAGACATCGTCATTGTTGACGAGGCTGCATCAATCGACGTTCCCGTGCTTTTCAAGATAATCGAGGGTGTGAAGTACGCGATATTCTCCACAACGGTTCACGGTTACGAGGGGACGGGAAGGGGCTTCGCAATCAGATTTCTGAAGAGGCTCGAGCAGGACGAAAATACGGAAATAGTGAAAATCGAGCTGAAGGAACCGATAAGGTACGGTAAGGGCGACCCAATCGAGGCCTGGCTCTACGACGTTCTGATGCTCGACGCACAGCCCGTGGAGCTTGATGAGGAGGACCTTGAGAAAATAAGGAACGGGGAGCTTGAGTTCGAGGAGCTTGACAAGAACATGCTCATCGAAAACGACGACCTCCTCAGAGAGTTCTTCGGCATTTACGTTCTCGCCCACTACAGAAACCGCCCCTCTGACCTCGTGATTCTGCTGGACATGCCGAACCACATTCCGCTCAGGGTCAAGGTGAACGGAAAGACTGTATGCTCACTGCACGTTGCTGTCGAAGGTGGCATGGATGAGGAGACCGTGAGGAAACTCTCCGATGGCTACAAGCCGAAGGGTCAGATAATCCCTGACCTGATCCTGAAGCACTACTGGGAGTATGGCTTTCCCGAGCTTACCGGCATAAGGATCGTAAGAATCGCAACTCACCCGTCCGTGATGGACATGGGTATAGGCAGCTATGCACTTCAGAAGCTCGTCGAGTGGGCCTCGGAGAAGGACATGGACTGGGCGGGGAGTGGTTTTGGTGTATCTCCGGAACTGCTCAGGTTCTGGGAGAGAAACGGGTTCGTGCCGGTGCACATCACGCCCCAGAGGAATGAGATTTCCGGAGAGTACACGGTCATAGTCCTGAAAGCCCTCAAAATGCACATCCAGTCCAGAATTGACGACATAAACGCTGAATTCGTCAGGAGAGTGATAGAATACCTCGGAGACGAGCTGAGAGACATAGAGCTTGAAACTGCCATAAGGCTCCTGAGGAGCCTCAGAAAGGAGGCAAAGGCATGTGAGCCAGAATTCACCAGGGTCGAGAGAAGGAGAATGAAGAAGTACTTCCAGGGCCACAGCCTGTTCGAGTATGTTTCCGACATAGCGAGGCCCCTCATAAGGTATTACTACACCCGGGCCGATAAGGCCGGACTGGACGAAAGGGAAGAGAGGGTTCTGGTTGCGAAATGTCTGATGATGAAAAGCTGGAGGGAGATTGAGGATAGCAGGTCATACAAAAGAATGCTGAAGGCCCTTAAAAAGGTGTGGGAGTGGTACCATGGAGCAGAAGAGGATTAA
- a CDS encoding ASCH domain-containing protein, which translates to MEQKRINFDSEYVEAIMDGRKVTTVRKGIKRYPVGRIVDLTAESKPFARARVDKVVVKRIKELTDIDAKLDGFENREELIEALKRIYGKVKDEEFVTVVHFTVVD; encoded by the coding sequence ATGGAGCAGAAGAGGATTAATTTCGATTCGGAGTATGTAGAGGCCATAATGGACGGGAGAAAGGTAACAACTGTCAGAAAGGGTATAAAGAGATACCCTGTGGGGAGAATAGTTGATCTGACTGCAGAGAGCAAGCCCTTCGCAAGAGCGAGGGTTGACAAGGTCGTTGTGAAGAGAATTAAGGAACTGACAGACATCGATGCGAAACTCGACGGTTTCGAGAACAGGGAAGAGCTTATAGAGGCTCTGAAGAGGATATACGGGAAGGTCAAAGACGAGGAGTTTGTTACGGTTGTGCACTTCACGGTTGTGGATTGA
- the pstB gene encoding phosphate ABC transporter ATP-binding protein PstB: MEHIFDIKNLTVYYGEKPGISDVSMKIYRNKVTAVIGPSGCGKSTFLRALNRLVELADNVRVSGEVIFDGKNIYDRDVDPVEIRRRIGMVFQHPNPFPKSIFDNIAYGPRIHGINDREKLKEIVENSLKKAALWEEVKDRLNDSALRLSGGQQQRLCIARAIATNPEVILFDEPTSALDPIASAKIEELMVELKRNYTVVVVTHNIQQAARISDYTAFFWMGKLVEYDRTKKIFEKPENELTERYITGRVG; this comes from the coding sequence ATGGAGCACATATTCGATATAAAAAATCTCACAGTATATTACGGGGAAAAGCCCGGAATCAGCGACGTGAGCATGAAGATTTACAGGAACAAGGTTACCGCAGTTATCGGGCCGAGTGGATGCGGGAAGTCCACATTTCTGAGGGCGCTGAACAGGCTCGTGGAGCTTGCAGACAACGTCAGGGTTTCCGGTGAGGTGATATTCGACGGAAAGAACATCTACGACAGGGACGTGGACCCGGTGGAAATCAGAAGGAGAATAGGAATGGTTTTCCAGCATCCAAACCCGTTTCCGAAGAGCATATTTGACAACATCGCCTACGGGCCGAGAATTCACGGAATAAACGATCGGGAAAAGCTGAAGGAAATTGTGGAGAACAGTCTGAAAAAGGCTGCACTCTGGGAGGAGGTAAAGGACAGGCTCAACGATTCAGCGTTGAGGCTTTCAGGCGGGCAGCAGCAGAGGCTCTGCATAGCCAGAGCCATAGCAACAAACCCGGAGGTTATCCTCTTCGACGAGCCAACATCAGCCCTCGACCCCATCGCATCGGCGAAAATAGAGGAGCTGATGGTCGAGCTGAAGAGGAACTACACCGTGGTGGTTGTGACCCACAACATCCAGCAGGCCGCAAGGATAAGCGACTACACAGCGTTCTTCTGGATGGGCAAGCTTGTGGAGTACGACAGGACGAAGAAGATATTCGAAAAGCCGGAAAACGAGCTTACAGAGAGATACATAACGGGGAGGGTTGGATGA
- a CDS encoding phosphate signaling complex PhoU family protein produces the protein MRVLDERLEKIKEEVVELHGIAKNSVELCIDALFGDENSAVKIDELERYSDILNTDIENEALGAVALFQPVARDLRFLATIMRISGNYERIVDYALKISRCRANRFREELEEIRKVLLEMFDILGSALQGDVESIADKLMTRDDMIDRKSRDIIDRLKGEEMTDETLCLIFSARFLERIGDILAKTGARILYIEKGRRVWIK, from the coding sequence ATGAGAGTTCTTGATGAAAGGCTTGAAAAAATTAAGGAGGAAGTTGTTGAGCTTCACGGTATAGCGAAAAACTCGGTTGAACTCTGCATAGATGCCCTTTTTGGAGATGAAAACAGTGCAGTCAAAATAGATGAGCTTGAAAGGTATTCAGATATTCTGAACACGGATATCGAAAACGAGGCTCTGGGGGCGGTTGCATTATTCCAGCCAGTTGCAAGGGATTTGAGATTCCTGGCAACAATAATGAGGATCTCCGGGAATTACGAGAGGATCGTGGATTACGCCCTGAAAATCTCGAGGTGCAGGGCGAACAGATTCAGGGAGGAGCTGGAGGAAATAAGGAAGGTCCTGCTGGAAATGTTCGACATCCTGGGGTCAGCACTGCAGGGTGATGTGGAGAGCATTGCAGATAAACTCATGACGAGAGACGACATGATCGACAGAAAGAGCAGGGATATAATAGACAGGCTAAAAGGGGAGGAGATGACGGACGAAACCCTGTGCCTTATTTTCTCAGCAAGATTTCTGGAGAGAATAGGCGACATCCTTGCCAAGACTGGAGCAAGAATACTGTACATCGAGAAAGGGAGAAGGGTCTGGATAAAGTAA
- the pyrF gene encoding orotidine-5'-phosphate decarboxylase translates to MLILALDVQDKEVALDIARKCGEYVDFIKVNYPLVLSAGIDVVSGLSRIRPVIADFKIADIPYTASLIADIAFRHGVRAVIAHGFAGRDMLQAVRDVADRYGGEVYAVTELSSQGGREFMTGHALEIVDVAKEVGCDGLIAPATRPERIAEIKRRAGSLKVICPGVGAQGGTLEDVLKAGADGIIVGRTIYQSEDPARTAREIRERIDGLMK, encoded by the coding sequence ATGCTCATACTTGCTCTTGATGTTCAGGATAAAGAGGTGGCACTTGACATTGCCCGGAAGTGCGGTGAGTACGTGGACTTCATCAAGGTCAACTACCCGCTCGTTCTGTCTGCAGGGATCGATGTTGTTTCCGGGCTTTCCAGAATCCGGCCTGTTATAGCCGATTTCAAGATAGCGGACATACCCTACACTGCTTCCCTCATTGCGGACATAGCCTTTAGACATGGGGTTAGGGCAGTCATCGCCCACGGTTTTGCCGGAAGGGACATGCTTCAGGCTGTGAGGGATGTGGCTGACAGGTATGGAGGGGAGGTTTATGCTGTAACGGAGCTGAGCAGCCAGGGCGGGAGAGAGTTCATGACCGGTCATGCTCTTGAGATTGTTGATGTTGCAAAAGAGGTCGGCTGCGACGGTCTCATAGCCCCTGCCACGAGGCCTGAGAGGATTGCGGAGATAAAGAGGAGGGCAGGAAGCCTCAAGGTCATCTGTCCCGGAGTCGGGGCTCAGGGGGGAACGCTCGAGGACGTTCTGAAGGCCGGAGCCGACGGAATCATCGTGGGCAGGACAATATATCAGTCCGAAGACCCCGCCAGAACCGCAAGAGAGATCCGCGAGAGGATTGATGGACTGATGAAATAA
- the pstC gene encoding phosphate ABC transporter permease subunit PstC — MNSSKKATESLIKTILLICTLLTVFVTFSIIYILLSESATFFLSVSPVEFFTGMKWTPTIKPYAYGVLPLVSGTLMITIGSALIAIPAGLLSAIYLSEYASERVRNILKPMLEILAGIPTVVYGFFAFAYITPFLKNLMPDLQAYNALSASIVVGIMIIPIVASISEDAIRAVPRSLREAGYALGARKPRVILTIVIPSALSGIIASFILGISRAIGETMAVTIAAGRTPRLANLLNPADWTKSIETMTAAMVELGLSDVSGHSLAYKSLFAIGFTLFLMTLALNTVSYFVKMRYREVYR, encoded by the coding sequence TTGAATTCCAGCAAGAAAGCCACAGAAAGTCTGATAAAAACCATCCTGCTCATCTGCACACTTCTCACTGTATTCGTAACTTTCAGCATAATCTATATACTTCTGTCCGAGAGTGCAACGTTTTTCCTCTCGGTCTCACCTGTGGAATTCTTCACAGGCATGAAATGGACTCCCACGATCAAGCCCTATGCCTACGGGGTCCTGCCACTCGTCTCAGGAACACTCATGATTACGATCGGCTCAGCCCTCATAGCAATTCCGGCGGGACTTCTTTCAGCAATCTACCTGAGCGAGTACGCAAGCGAGAGGGTGAGGAACATTCTCAAACCCATGCTCGAAATCCTTGCAGGTATACCAACAGTTGTTTACGGATTTTTCGCCTTTGCATACATTACTCCGTTTCTGAAAAATCTCATGCCTGACCTGCAGGCATATAATGCTCTGAGCGCTTCAATAGTCGTCGGAATAATGATAATCCCAATCGTGGCAAGCATAAGTGAGGATGCGATCAGAGCGGTTCCGAGGTCGCTGAGAGAGGCAGGATACGCGCTCGGTGCCAGAAAACCGAGGGTTATTTTAACAATCGTGATACCCTCCGCCCTGTCGGGAATCATCGCGAGCTTCATTCTGGGAATATCAAGGGCGATAGGAGAAACAATGGCCGTTACGATAGCAGCTGGCAGAACGCCGAGGCTTGCAAACCTGCTGAACCCTGCAGACTGGACGAAGTCCATAGAAACGATGACTGCGGCGATGGTCGAGCTTGGCCTCAGTGATGTGAGCGGCCACAGTCTGGCATACAAAAGCCTGTTCGCCATAGGGTTCACGCTGTTCCTGATGACGCTCGCCCTGAACACCGTGAGCTACTTTGTGAAGATGAGATACAGGGAGGTGTACAGATGA
- a CDS encoding phosphate signaling complex PhoU family protein, which yields MKRVARKIFVSGSSFIISLPKEWIRDNSLKAGDTIFCDIGKDSLTIRPRLDKANPRESRIDVEEDEKMLLRKIISHYLAGYETIRIPVNERTRRAVYNATALLIGAEILEDSGNEIWMEVFVDEKRFRVDDLLERMGNTVISMLKDFRKNLVEYDPTSIEVILQRENEVDRLYFLILRILKSALRYSDILEVLDLSPIEILGTRTAIKNIERVGDHLYGMTSNLRMCETNLMELEKPAEEAETAFRLSLTSLFKRDEAIARDVFAIADSFGVPRIKPAEMKDMVLVSGLMSGLERIVGYSEDIAEITLNLATP from the coding sequence ATGAAGCGTGTGGCCAGAAAGATATTTGTTAGCGGTTCGAGCTTTATAATCTCTCTCCCCAAGGAGTGGATAAGGGATAACTCCCTCAAGGCCGGAGATACCATCTTCTGCGACATTGGTAAGGATTCTCTCACGATAAGGCCGAGGCTCGACAAGGCCAACCCCCGGGAATCGAGGATTGATGTGGAAGAAGACGAAAAGATGCTTCTCAGAAAAATAATCTCCCACTATCTTGCGGGCTACGAAACGATAAGGATTCCTGTTAATGAGAGGACAAGGAGAGCGGTTTACAACGCAACCGCTTTGCTTATCGGTGCTGAAATTCTTGAGGATTCCGGCAATGAAATCTGGATGGAAGTCTTTGTGGACGAGAAGAGGTTCAGGGTGGACGATCTGCTTGAGAGGATGGGCAACACCGTGATCTCCATGCTGAAGGACTTCAGAAAGAACCTGGTTGAGTACGACCCAACATCCATAGAGGTCATCCTTCAGAGGGAAAATGAGGTGGACAGGCTTTATTTTCTGATACTGAGGATTCTTAAATCTGCTTTGAGGTATTCTGACATTCTGGAAGTTCTCGATCTGTCTCCTATAGAAATCCTGGGAACGAGGACGGCAATAAAGAACATCGAGAGGGTTGGGGATCACCTCTACGGTATGACATCCAACCTCAGGATGTGCGAGACCAATCTGATGGAACTTGAAAAGCCCGCAGAAGAGGCTGAGACGGCCTTCAGGCTCTCCTTAACCTCTCTTTTCAAGCGGGACGAGGCAATTGCAAGGGATGTGTTTGCCATTGCGGACTCATTTGGAGTGCCGAGGATAAAGCCCGCTGAGATGAAGGACATGGTTCTGGTTTCGGGGCTGATGAGCGGTCTGGAGAGGATTGTGGGGTACAGCGAGGACATAGCCGAGATAACGCTGAACCTTGCGACACCGTGA
- a CDS encoding PstS family phosphate ABC transporter substrate-binding protein, with product MRKKVSLVLVLALLLTLIAAGCTQQSTEGAKETEGMKLSGEVKIAGSSTVYPITIAIGEEFSRLHPDVVVSVQSTGTGGGFKNFFIPGHTDINDASRAIKQEELEAARENGVEPIEFLVGYDALSVIVNPENDWVGCLSFEDLKKIWGPDATGNVTKWSDVNPDWPDENINLYGPTSASGTFDFFTEHVVGEAGAHRQDYHGTEEDNTIIMAVARDKYAMGYLGLAYYLENKDRVKAVEIKNPETGACVAPSIESGQSGEYPLARPLYIYVNKEALKKPAVREFVKFYLENLDSGIVEEIGYIPISEKIKEENLKKFNDALKELGVE from the coding sequence ATGCGAAAAAAAGTCAGTCTGGTACTGGTTCTGGCACTGCTCCTGACCCTCATCGCTGCTGGCTGCACACAGCAGAGCACCGAGGGAGCAAAGGAGACAGAAGGCATGAAACTGAGCGGAGAGGTTAAGATTGCCGGAAGTTCCACAGTGTACCCGATAACAATAGCAATTGGAGAGGAGTTCAGCAGGCTCCACCCGGACGTTGTCGTGTCCGTGCAGTCTACAGGCACAGGTGGAGGTTTCAAGAACTTCTTCATTCCGGGACATACAGACATAAACGATGCGAGCAGAGCAATAAAACAGGAAGAGCTTGAGGCAGCAAGGGAAAATGGCGTTGAGCCAATAGAGTTCCTCGTTGGGTATGATGCCCTGTCCGTGATCGTCAACCCGGAAAACGACTGGGTGGGCTGTTTGAGCTTTGAAGACCTGAAGAAGATATGGGGGCCTGACGCAACCGGAAATGTTACAAAGTGGAGTGACGTCAATCCGGACTGGCCCGACGAAAACATAAACCTGTACGGGCCAACCTCAGCCTCGGGAACCTTCGACTTCTTTACAGAGCATGTTGTTGGTGAGGCAGGGGCTCACAGACAGGACTACCACGGAACTGAAGAGGACAACACAATAATAATGGCAGTGGCGAGGGACAAATACGCAATGGGATACCTGGGACTTGCGTACTACCTCGAGAACAAGGACAGGGTTAAGGCAGTGGAGATAAAGAATCCTGAGACCGGAGCCTGCGTTGCGCCATCCATAGAATCCGGACAGAGCGGAGAGTACCCGCTCGCCAGACCTCTGTACATCTATGTGAACAAGGAAGCCCTCAAGAAGCCCGCAGTCAGGGAGTTCGTGAAGTTCTACTTAGAGAACCTCGACAGCGGAATTGTTGAGGAGATAGGATACATTCCGATCAGCGAAAAAATCAAGGAGGAGAACCTAAAGAAATTTAACGATGCACTGAAAGAGCTGGGGGTGGAGTAA
- a CDS encoding M42 family metallopeptidase, protein MYESIEELVRKLSNAHGISGYEDEIRDIIKAELEDHVDEIKVDRMGNIICVKNGRDYSQMIAAHMDEIGFMVKYIEDNGFLRITPIGGWFSQTALNQRVILHGKKGRIVGVLGCKPPHFMRDDERKKVIDIKDMFIDVGAESRDDVKEMGIDIGTPVTIDRECVRLGNRITGKAFDDRAGVAIMIEALKRTESDATIYAVGTVQEEVGLKGARTSSFALEPDVALAIDVAPSTDYPGAESVKLDVKLDKGPVITVADAQGRGLIAPKAVVDWLVETAEKHGIDYQLEVGEGGTTDATAIHLTKAGIPTGVVSVPARYIHTPVEVISLKDVDLSAELVARALESAEKYIKK, encoded by the coding sequence ATGTATGAGAGTATAGAGGAACTTGTAAGGAAGCTGAGCAACGCCCACGGCATTTCCGGGTATGAGGACGAGATAAGAGACATAATAAAGGCCGAGCTTGAGGACCATGTGGACGAGATAAAGGTTGACAGGATGGGCAACATAATCTGTGTGAAGAACGGCAGAGACTACAGCCAGATGATTGCCGCACACATGGATGAGATCGGTTTCATGGTGAAGTACATAGAGGACAACGGATTTCTGAGGATAACACCCATAGGAGGATGGTTCAGTCAAACAGCGCTAAACCAGAGGGTGATACTCCACGGAAAGAAGGGCAGAATCGTCGGTGTGCTGGGGTGCAAGCCTCCGCACTTCATGAGGGATGACGAGAGAAAGAAGGTCATCGATATCAAGGACATGTTCATAGACGTTGGAGCAGAGAGCAGGGATGATGTGAAGGAGATGGGAATCGACATCGGGACCCCGGTAACCATTGACAGAGAGTGTGTCAGACTGGGGAACAGGATTACCGGCAAGGCATTTGACGACAGGGCCGGTGTTGCAATCATGATAGAGGCGCTCAAGCGGACAGAGAGCGATGCCACGATCTACGCAGTCGGGACCGTGCAGGAGGAGGTCGGGCTGAAGGGTGCGAGAACCTCTTCATTTGCCCTCGAGCCTGATGTTGCCCTCGCAATTGATGTTGCACCTTCAACAGACTATCCCGGTGCTGAAAGCGTGAAGCTCGACGTCAAGCTCGACAAGGGTCCAGTCATAACCGTGGCCGACGCTCAGGGGAGAGGTTTGATCGCTCCGAAAGCCGTCGTGGACTGGCTTGTTGAAACGGCAGAAAAGCACGGAATAGACTACCAGCTGGAGGTTGGAGAGGGCGGAACGACAGATGCGACTGCAATCCACCTGACAAAGGCTGGAATACCCACGGGTGTTGTTTCGGTGCCTGCAAGATACATCCACACGCCCGTAGAGGTAATATCACTGAAGGACGTAGATCTGTCTGCAGAACTGGTCGCAAGAGCCCTTGAATCCGCAGAAAAATACATAAAAAAGTAA
- a CDS encoding arsenate-mycothiol transferase ArsC: MKVLFVCIENTCRSVMAETVFNSLARNWKAESAGVEAGKEYDIRAVEILEKRGYRVDEGKPKSLKDVNLEDYGLVIAVCGESACVNIPHGNVERWYVEDPKGKSVDEYLRTLSIIEDKVKELLRRLEDESS; this comes from the coding sequence ATGAAAGTTCTGTTCGTCTGCATTGAAAACACGTGCAGAAGCGTGATGGCGGAAACGGTCTTCAACAGCCTTGCCAGAAACTGGAAGGCTGAGAGCGCCGGAGTTGAGGCTGGAAAAGAGTACGATATCAGGGCGGTGGAAATACTGGAAAAAAGGGGCTACAGAGTTGATGAAGGAAAACCAAAAAGCCTCAAAGATGTCAATCTCGAGGATTACGGGCTTGTTATAGCCGTGTGTGGGGAGAGTGCATGTGTAAACATCCCCCACGGAAATGTTGAGAGATGGTATGTTGAGGATCCGAAAGGCAAGAGTGTGGATGAATATCTGAGAACATTATCCATCATTGAGGATAAAGTTAAGGAGCTTTTAAGGAGGTTGGAAGATGAGAGTTCTTGA
- the hxlB gene encoding 6-phospho-3-hexuloisomerase, translating into MVGEQMVKFFTAMENQIKLLKDSVNSENLEELIGAIQGARSIFVMGAGRSGFVAKSFAMRLMHCGYNVYVVGETVTPRIGKEDVLIAISGSGETTSVVNISKKAKELIGSKLIAITSNPESSLGKLADVVVPIKGKIKTEQDEELSKIAPLGTMFELTVMIYLDALIAELMTVRNLTEKDLENRHAVLE; encoded by the coding sequence ATGGTGGGAGAACAGATGGTAAAGTTTTTCACGGCAATGGAGAACCAGATAAAGCTCTTGAAGGATTCCGTGAACTCCGAGAATCTCGAGGAGCTTATCGGTGCAATACAGGGTGCGAGGAGCATCTTTGTTATGGGTGCAGGGAGAAGCGGGTTTGTGGCGAAATCGTTTGCAATGCGGTTAATGCACTGCGGTTACAACGTTTACGTTGTTGGCGAGACCGTAACTCCGAGGATCGGAAAGGAAGACGTCCTGATAGCCATATCAGGTTCGGGAGAGACAACGTCTGTTGTGAACATAAGCAAAAAGGCAAAGGAGCTGATCGGGTCGAAGCTGATAGCAATCACAAGCAATCCCGAATCTTCTCTCGGAAAACTTGCAGATGTCGTTGTTCCGATAAAGGGGAAGATAAAGACCGAGCAGGACGAGGAGCTTTCAAAAATTGCCCCTCTCGGCACGATGTTCGAGCTTACCGTGATGATATACCTTGACGCTCTCATTGCCGAACTCATGACGGTGAGAAACCTCACAGAAAAGGATCTCGAGAACAGACATGCGGTTCTTGAATGA